TATACCCGGATGGCCAGCATCAGTAGCATGCTGAACACCACCAGTCCCAACAACCCCCACCAGAAGTCGAACAGGTTCTTGAACACCACAATGAACACAATGGCCACCAGCAACACTGTGGCCAATTCATTCCATATGCGCAATTGGTAAGACTTCCAGGGAATCATATCCGCCTGGAATTTGGTGAAGAGCGAATGACATTGCAGGTGATACAACACCAGTCCCAACACCAGTGCCAGCTTCACCAGTAACCAGGCATCCCAGGTGGGATACAGGGTGATTGCCAACCATGGACCCAAAACCATCGTAATAACCATAGATGGCCATGCGATCCCATACCACAGGCGCTTTTCCATTAACTTGAATTGCTTTTGCAGGATGCCTTTTTCAGGATCGGGTTTGAGTGCAGACTCCGCATGATACACGAACAACCGCACGATGTAGAACAAGCCTGCAAACCAGGTAACGATAAAAATGATGTGAAGCGCTTTGATGTACTGCCAGGCCATGAAGCAAAAGTAATTTAAAAAGCCCTACAAGGAAACACAATTAAATTTTAAAAATCACACCTAATTCAGAAATAAAATCTGACGTGAATTGTGCCGACAACATAATGTTTCTAATTGACGAAGATCATTGATTTTATATGTGGTTCAGGCCTATTTTTGTGTAAGAACATTTAAACAAGTGTAAATCTATGCCTATTTATCATCACCTGGGTAAGATACCTCAGAAACGTCATACGGTTTTCAAGCAACCCGATGGCAGGCATTACTACGAACAACTTTTCGGAACGGAAGGCTTCGTGGGCATGTCTTCTTTGTTGTACCATGTGTACAGGCCCACCATGGTGAAAACGGTGGGTGAGTCCAAGTCCGTTGCGCCGAAAATCGCCATCGAGAAAAACATGAAGGCCCTGCGCCTTCGTGGTTTTGAAGTGCCTCCCGCCGATGATTTCCTCGATAGCCGAAAGGTACTGATGGTGAACAACGACCTCACCATTGGCGTGGCGGCTCCACGTAAATCACTCCGCGAATATTTCTACAAAAACGCCGATGCCGATGAGATGCTGTTCATTCACAAAGGATCCGGCACACTGCGCACACTGGTGGGCAACATCCCCTTCGAGTACGGTGACTATCTGATCATCCCCAGGGGCATGATCTACCAGATCGATTTCGACGGCGAAGACAACCGATTGCTGGTGCTGGAATCTTTCAGCCCCCTCTATACACCGAAGCGTTACCGCAATCATTTCGGACAATTGCTCGAACACTCCCCGTTCTGTGAACGCGACCTGAAGCTGCCCTCCGAACTGGAAACCCATGACGAGAAGGGTGATTTTCTGATGAAGATCAAAAAGGACGGCATGCTTTACGAATACATCTATGCATCACATCCATTTGATGTGGTGGGATGGGACGGATACAACTTCCCTTATGGATTCTCCATCCACAACTTCGAGCCGATTACCGGTCGCATCCACATGCCACCGCCGATCCATCAGACTTTCGAAGCGCACAATTTTGTGGTGTGTTCTTTCTGTCCGCGCCTGTACGACTACCATCCGCAATCCATCCCTGCTCCCTATAACCACAGCAACATCGATTCGGATGAAGTACTGTACTATGTGGACGGCGATTTCATGAGCCGCAATGACATCGGTCCGGGACACTTCACCCTGCACCCCGGAGGCATTCCCCACGGGCCGCACCCCGGCGCCATGGAGCGCAGCATCGGACAAAAAGAGACTTCCGAATTGGCTGTGATGATCGATCCGTTCAGACCGCTGAAAATTACAGAAGAGGCACTGTCCATCCAGGACCCTGACTATTACCTGTCGTGGGTGGAATAGTGGAATGAATAACAAGAAATCGTGTCAATTTAAATCAAGAGAAATATGGCAACCCAACTGAAAAATGTAGAGTACGGTACGGAGAAGATCTTCCAGGATGCGCAGGATTTCATGCCCATCAACGGTACCGATTACGTAGAGTTCTATGTAGGCAATGCCAAGCAGGCCGCTCACTATTACAAAACCGCTTTCGGTTTTCAGTCGCTCGCATATTCCGGCCTTGAGACCGGGAACAAAGAAGCCACTTCCTACGTGCTTCAACAAGACAAGATCAGGCTGGTACTGACCACGCCGCTGACTCCCGAATCGCCCATCGCCGAGCACATCAAACAACACGGCGACGGCGTGAAAGTGATCGCATTGTGGGTGCCAGATGCCCGTAAAGCTTTCGAAGAAGCCACCAAACGCGGTGCAAAACCTTTTATGCAACCCACCGTGGAAAAAGACGACAATGGTGAAGTGGTTCGCTCCGGTATTCATACCTACGGAGAAACCGTGCACATCTTTGTAGAGCGCAACAATTACAAAGGCCTGTTCCTGCCTGGTTTCCGCAAATGGGAATCTGACTACAACCCCAGTTCCATCGGCCTCAAGTTCATAGACCACATGGTGGGCAACGTAGAGCTGAACGGCATGAACGAGTGGGTGAAGTTTTATGGCGAGGTGATGGGTTTCGCACAACTGGTGTCCTTTGACGACAAAGACATTTCCACCGAGTACACAGCCCTGATGAGTAAGGTGATGAGCAATGGCAACGGCCGCATCAAATTCCCAATCAACGAACCCGCCGAAGGAAAAAAGAAATCGCAGATTGAAGAGTACCTGGAGTTTTACCGTGGACCCGGTGTGCAACACATCGCCGTGGCAACGGATAACATCATTGAAACGGTGACCCAGCTTCGTCAACGGGGCGTTGAGTTCCTCCATGTGCCTGCCACATACTATGATGATGTACTGGATCGTGTGGGCGAGATTGATGAAGATCTGAAGCCGTTGAAAGAACTGGGCATCCTGATCGACCGCGATGACGAAGGATACCTGCTTCAGATCTTCACTAAACCCGTGGAAGATCGTCCGACGGTGTTCTATGAAATCATCCAGCGCAAAGGTGCGAAGTCCTTTGGTAAAGGTAATTTCAAGGCCCTCTTCGAAGCCATTGAACGTGAACAGGAAAGCAGAGGAACACTCTGATCTCCCTTATTCCGAATGTCAACCCTCCCCTTTCCGGGGGAGGGTTTTTTTGTGGGAAGCTGTGCCCTGTCGCATCTCCGAAAAGTATGTATCTTGCACATACACATTCATCCTAAATCATCACCATGAAATACCTGTTGATTGCAATGGGTGCGGTTGCTATCTCGCTCCCCGTCCGGGCCCAACAAGAAAGAAGCGTCTTCTCTGCCACAGGCCGTGCAGGCGTGTCCACATCCATGGTTACCGACTATCAAACCATCGGTATCAACCCGGCCAACCTGGGGCTTCCGCCCAAATACGAAGGGCATTTTGTTTCCTTCGGGCTTCTTGAATCCGCCTACTCCATTTATTCGGAAGCGCTGACCAAACCTGATCTGCGCAAGAGCATCCGCGATTTCAACAGCGATGATTTCACTTATGAAGATAAGGTGAAAGCCGCCAAGGAATTTGCCGATGCCGGACTTAGCATCAACGTAGATCTTGGCCTGCTCAACCTGGCGGTCCAGACCAAAAAGATCGGCGGATTCGCATTCGGAACCCGCGAACGCATCCAGTGGTATTCCCGCTTCAATGACCTGACGTCGGATATCCTTTTTGAAGGTTTCAACGCCGACTACTTTACCAATAAAATCATGATGAACGGAGATACGCTCCTGGCATCCGATCCGAATTTCAACCCCGACTCCGTGAAGGAAGCTTATACCAATCAACCCAAGCTTTTCTCGGAGATACTGGATGGTTCCCGTATCAGCCTGTCGTGGATGCGAGAATTCAATTTTAGCTACGGTGTGAAACTCTTCGGCATAGCCAAAGATGAAGGCGATGGAGATAAGCTGGCCCTTTATGCCGGTGCGGGTTTGAAATATCTGTCAGGAATGGCCATCGTAGACGTGACAGCTGACGGCGGGCAACTCAAAGCCATTTCAGCGGTCACACCAGCCATTGATATCGATTACGGCTCGGCAGGGAAGATCAACCCATCCAACCTGGAACAGGGCAGCGGATTTCTGCCGAAGTCTGTGGGCAGTGGCATGGGTTTAGACTTCGGAGTGACACTGACGCTGAATGACAACATCAAGGCATCTGCGGCCATCACCGATATTGGCAGCATGACATGGAACGGAAACGTATATGAAGCCCGCGATACTTCCCTGTGGGATTCCGAATCGGCAGGCTTCAACAGCTATAACATCTTTTCCGAAGCCACCGAGATACTTGGCGACAGTGGTATGTTCACCTGGGACGGCCAGGCAGAACGCAAAGAAAAACTTCCCACCGTGATCCGACTGGGCGGCAGCATCGCCTTCTCTGAGAAACTCGAATTGGGACTGGATGCGGTGATGCCCGGCAACGATGAGCCCGGCAACATTGAAAAGCCGGTGATTGCCGTCGGTGGCGACTTCCAGGCATTGCCATGGTTGCGCCTGTCTACCGGACTAACCGTAGGCGGTAACTATGGCTTCAACCTGCCAGCAGGCCTCGTCGTAGACATGGGTGAGGGCGGAACCTGGGAGCTGGGTGTGGCCACACGTGATGTGCTCACATTCGTTTCCAAAAACAATCCCACGCTTTCGATGGCTTTCGGATTTCTCCGGTTCAGGGTTTGATTCCATTATATCCTATTATCAGCCGTTCCGGTTTGTCTTTGACAGGCCGGAACTTTTCATTGTAACCCTTGGGAGATAAGTCCGGGAATATGGAATTCCTCATCTTCTCTTAAAACAACCGTAAATTTTTAATGAAACCGGATTTACACCTCGGTTACAATACTTATCGTA
The DNA window shown above is from Flavobacteriales bacterium and carries:
- a CDS encoding CopD family protein, with product MAWQYIKALHIIFIVTWFAGLFYIVRLFVYHAESALKPDPEKGILQKQFKLMEKRLWYGIAWPSMVITMVLGPWLAITLYPTWDAWLLVKLALVLGLVLYHLQCHSLFTKFQADMIPWKSYQLRIWNELATVLLVAIVFIVVFKNLFDFWWGLLGLVVFSMLLMLAIRVYRKRREKRNP
- a CDS encoding homogentisate 1,2-dioxygenase — protein: MPIYHHLGKIPQKRHTVFKQPDGRHYYEQLFGTEGFVGMSSLLYHVYRPTMVKTVGESKSVAPKIAIEKNMKALRLRGFEVPPADDFLDSRKVLMVNNDLTIGVAAPRKSLREYFYKNADADEMLFIHKGSGTLRTLVGNIPFEYGDYLIIPRGMIYQIDFDGEDNRLLVLESFSPLYTPKRYRNHFGQLLEHSPFCERDLKLPSELETHDEKGDFLMKIKKDGMLYEYIYASHPFDVVGWDGYNFPYGFSIHNFEPITGRIHMPPPIHQTFEAHNFVVCSFCPRLYDYHPQSIPAPYNHSNIDSDEVLYYVDGDFMSRNDIGPGHFTLHPGGIPHGPHPGAMERSIGQKETSELAVMIDPFRPLKITEEALSIQDPDYYLSWVE
- the hppD gene encoding 4-hydroxyphenylpyruvate dioxygenase, with the translated sequence MATQLKNVEYGTEKIFQDAQDFMPINGTDYVEFYVGNAKQAAHYYKTAFGFQSLAYSGLETGNKEATSYVLQQDKIRLVLTTPLTPESPIAEHIKQHGDGVKVIALWVPDARKAFEEATKRGAKPFMQPTVEKDDNGEVVRSGIHTYGETVHIFVERNNYKGLFLPGFRKWESDYNPSSIGLKFIDHMVGNVELNGMNEWVKFYGEVMGFAQLVSFDDKDISTEYTALMSKVMSNGNGRIKFPINEPAEGKKKSQIEEYLEFYRGPGVQHIAVATDNIIETVTQLRQRGVEFLHVPATYYDDVLDRVGEIDEDLKPLKELGILIDRDDEGYLLQIFTKPVEDRPTVFYEIIQRKGAKSFGKGNFKALFEAIEREQESRGTL